The DNA sequence TTCAACATTTCATAGGTTTGATAGTGGGTCAGGTCGTAGTGAATAGGCGTGATGGTAATATACCCCTCGGCAAGAGCTCGAGAATCCGAGTTGGGATCCCCGTCATGCTCAATGGTCTGGCTACACAGCCAGTAATACACCCGGTTTCTCGGATCAACCCTTCGATCGTAGCGCTCCTTATAGCGAAGATGTCCCTGACGGGTTATCCTGATTCCCCTAACTTCTGATGCAGGAAGGTGGGGAATGTTTACGTTCAGTGAAATTCCTGGGGGCAAGGGCCGGGTTTTGAGTTTTTCCACAATCAGGGGCAGATACTGCCTGGCGGCACTGTAGTCCGTTGCCGGATAAGCATCAATTGAAACGGCCATAGAAGGAAACCCCAGCATGGCAGCTTCCGTGGCAGCCGAGACTGTGCCCGAATATATCACATTTTCTCCCACATTTGCTCCCATATTTATGCCCGATATAACCATATCCGGTGGCTCTGCCATGAGCTCTCTTACAGCAAGCTTCACGCAGTCTGCCGGCGTCCCATTTACGGCGTACCCGAAAAAAACGCCGTTCCTTTTGATGGGACGGACTCTCAGGGGATCGAGAAAGGTAATTGCATGTCCCACGGCACTCTGTTCGGTTTCCGGAGCAACCACGTGAACCTCGTGATCTTCTTTGAGAATCTCACATAACACCTCTATACCTTTTGCATATATGCCGTCATCATTGGTAACAAGAATTTTCATTTTTCGTTACCCTCTCCA is a window from the Thermodesulforhabdus norvegica genome containing:
- the surE gene encoding 5'/3'-nucleotidase SurE; translation: MKILVTNDDGIYAKGIEVLCEILKEDHEVHVVAPETEQSAVGHAITFLDPLRVRPIKRNGVFFGYAVNGTPADCVKLAVRELMAEPPDMVISGINMGANVGENVIYSGTVSAATEAAMLGFPSMAVSIDAYPATDYSAARQYLPLIVEKLKTRPLPPGISLNVNIPHLPASEVRGIRITRQGHLRYKERYDRRVDPRNRVYYWLCSQTIEHDGDPNSDSRALAEGYITITPIHYDLTHYQTYEMLKKQDWETTFEVAHGRKMSVSSR